From Herbiconiux flava, one genomic window encodes:
- a CDS encoding S8 family serine peptidase, with the protein MRARRRSWVLLVVGALAAAPLAATAPAAPARADSIRDAEYWLSDYGYRAAWDVTEGEGATVAVIDTGVDGSVPELRDAVVDGTDVSGIGSPDGQKPVGTSPEHGTMVASLIAGRGTGFGDGVLGVAPKASLLSISVALGEGSVDSDEQIAEAVRWAVDHGADVINMSLTRNSLDWPESWDEAFSYAFDNDVVVVAAAGNRGSGTTEVGAPATIPGVVAVAGVDKQGEASFDASSQGITIAVAAPSEQLVGVIPGGTHVIWDGTSAAAPLVSGLAALVKSAHPELSADDVINRIVATAVPKGEPVPGPIYGYGLVDAEAAVSASVAPVAANPMGDLDAWIATYRPSSAKTSLDTLTIPAPDGRDTEGGSPGAGAIEPAGGVYTLSHWAVPLGLLLGFLMLMAAFALGAVSHFRGVLRK; encoded by the coding sequence ATGCGCGCCCGGCGGAGGAGCTGGGTGCTGCTCGTCGTCGGCGCCCTCGCGGCCGCCCCGCTCGCGGCGACGGCCCCGGCTGCCCCGGCCCGGGCCGACTCGATCCGTGACGCCGAGTACTGGCTGAGCGACTACGGCTACCGCGCCGCCTGGGACGTCACGGAGGGTGAGGGCGCGACCGTCGCCGTCATCGACACCGGAGTCGACGGCAGCGTGCCCGAACTCCGGGACGCGGTGGTCGACGGCACCGACGTCTCGGGCATCGGCTCGCCCGACGGCCAGAAGCCCGTGGGCACGAGCCCCGAGCACGGCACGATGGTGGCGTCGCTGATCGCCGGGCGCGGCACCGGCTTCGGCGACGGCGTGCTCGGCGTGGCCCCGAAGGCCTCCCTGCTGTCCATCTCGGTGGCGCTCGGCGAGGGCTCGGTCGACTCCGACGAGCAGATCGCCGAGGCGGTGCGCTGGGCCGTCGACCACGGGGCCGACGTCATCAACATGTCGCTCACCCGCAACAGCCTCGACTGGCCCGAGAGCTGGGACGAGGCCTTCTCCTACGCCTTCGACAACGACGTGGTCGTGGTCGCGGCCGCCGGCAACCGGGGGAGCGGCACGACCGAGGTCGGCGCCCCCGCCACCATCCCCGGGGTCGTCGCGGTGGCCGGCGTCGACAAGCAGGGCGAGGCGAGCTTCGACGCGTCCTCGCAGGGCATCACCATCGCGGTCGCTGCACCGAGCGAGCAGCTGGTCGGGGTCATCCCCGGCGGCACCCACGTGATCTGGGACGGGACGAGCGCGGCCGCCCCGCTGGTGAGCGGACTGGCCGCGCTGGTGAAGTCCGCGCATCCGGAGCTCTCGGCCGACGACGTGATCAACCGCATCGTCGCCACGGCCGTGCCCAAGGGCGAGCCGGTGCCCGGGCCGATCTACGGGTACGGTCTGGTCGACGCCGAGGCGGCGGTCAGCGCATCCGTCGCCCCCGTCGCCGCCAACCCCATGGGCGACCTCGATGCCTGGATCGCCACCTACCGGCCGTCATCGGCGAAGACCTCGCTCGACACCCTCACCATCCCCGCCCCCGACGGCCGCGACACGGAGGGCGGCAGCCCGGGAGCCGGAGCCATCGAGCCCGCGGGCGGGGTGTACACTCTGAGCCACTGGGCGGTGCCGCTGGGGCTCCTGCTCGGGTTCCTCATGCTGATGGCGGCTTTCGCGCTGGGGGCCGTCTCGCATTTCAGAGGCGTGCTTCGCAAGTAG
- a CDS encoding DUF501 domain-containing protein yields MSTPPFEPASEHDLAVAGSQLGRPVRNVLGIAARCVCGNPTVLATAPRLADGSPFPTLYYLSHPAATAAMSDLEAEHVMVEFQDALADPELNAAYLAAHEAYLADRAVYGEVPEIAGISAGGMPVRVKCLHALAAHALAAGPGVNPVGDLALERGDWSPLVCECVDYELGE; encoded by the coding sequence GTGAGCACGCCTCCCTTCGAGCCGGCCTCCGAGCACGACCTCGCGGTCGCGGGCTCCCAGCTCGGCCGCCCCGTGCGCAACGTGCTCGGCATCGCCGCCCGCTGCGTCTGCGGCAACCCGACCGTGCTCGCCACCGCCCCGCGCCTGGCCGACGGCTCGCCGTTCCCCACCCTCTACTACCTGTCGCACCCCGCCGCGACGGCCGCGATGAGCGACCTCGAGGCCGAGCACGTGATGGTCGAGTTCCAGGATGCTCTCGCCGACCCCGAGCTGAACGCCGCCTACCTCGCCGCCCACGAGGCCTACCTCGCCGACCGCGCCGTCTACGGCGAGGTGCCCGAGATCGCCGGCATCTCGGCCGGCGGCATGCCGGTGCGGGTCAAGTGCCTGCACGCCCTCGCCGCCCACGCCCTCGCGGCGGGCCCCGGGGTCAACCCGGTGGGCGACCTCGCGCTCGAGCGCGGCGACTGGTCGCCGCTCGTCTGCGAGTGCGTCGACTACGAACTCGGCGAGTGA
- a CDS encoding FtsB family cell division protein, whose product MALPQPSGAGAAGAGWLRSIRFSGFTVLMFVVIVMFVIIIAPGLRVYIEQRQQLAALHAAVDARDAENDALTSEIARWSDPAYIKAEARDRLYYVMPGETSFLVVDDVPAPAEPGSDVSDTISTTRVDWLSSLFASGVTAGLSTSTPQELEQNGVLP is encoded by the coding sequence GTGGCGCTGCCGCAGCCCTCGGGGGCGGGTGCCGCCGGGGCCGGTTGGCTCCGGAGCATCCGCTTCTCGGGATTCACGGTGCTGATGTTCGTCGTCATCGTGATGTTCGTGATCATCATCGCGCCGGGCCTCCGGGTCTACATCGAGCAGCGCCAGCAGCTCGCCGCCCTGCACGCGGCCGTCGACGCCCGCGACGCCGAGAACGACGCGCTCACCTCCGAGATCGCCCGCTGGAGCGACCCGGCCTACATCAAGGCCGAGGCGCGCGACCGGCTCTACTACGTGATGCCCGGTGAGACGAGCTTCCTCGTCGTCGACGACGTGCCCGCCCCGGCCGAGCCCGGCTCCGACGTGAGCGACACCATCAGCACCACCCGGGTCGACTGGCTCTCGTCGCTCTTCGCCTCGGGCGTCACCGCCGGCCTGTCCACCTCTACGCCTCAAGAACTCGAGCAGAACGGAGTGCTGCCGTGA
- the eno gene encoding phosphopyruvate hydratase: MALIEAVGAREILDSRGNPTVEVEVLLDDGIVSRAAVPSGASTGAFEAYELRDGDKGRYLGKGVQKAVDAVIDEIGPAIEGFDATDQRLVDAAMISLDGTDNKKRLGANSILGVSLAVARAAADSSDLPLFRYIGGPNAHTLPVPLMNIVNGGAHADTGVDIQEFMAVPLGAESFSEALRWGVETYHSLKSLLKSKGLSTGLGDEGGFAPELPNNREALDFILEAITQAGFTPGKDIGLALDVAASEFYDNGSYTFEGQQRSNVEMSAYFADLVANYPLVSIEDPLNEDDWEGWAHLTSEIGSKVQLVGDDLFVTNPTRLAEGIAKGTGNSILVKVNQIGTLTETLDAVSLAQRSGMTAILSHRSGETEDTTIADLAVATDAGQIKTGAPARSERVAKYNQLLRIEEELAEAAVYAGRGAFPRFSA, translated from the coding sequence GTGGCACTCATCGAAGCCGTTGGCGCTCGCGAAATCCTGGATTCCCGAGGGAACCCGACCGTCGAGGTCGAGGTGCTCCTCGACGACGGGATCGTCTCGCGCGCCGCCGTCCCCTCCGGAGCCTCCACCGGCGCCTTCGAGGCCTATGAGCTCCGCGACGGAGACAAGGGCCGCTACCTCGGCAAGGGCGTGCAGAAGGCCGTCGACGCCGTGATCGACGAGATCGGCCCGGCGATCGAGGGCTTCGACGCCACCGACCAGCGCCTCGTCGACGCCGCGATGATCTCGCTCGACGGCACCGACAACAAGAAGCGCCTCGGCGCCAACTCGATCCTCGGCGTCTCGCTCGCCGTGGCCCGCGCGGCGGCCGACTCCTCCGACCTGCCCCTGTTCCGCTACATCGGCGGCCCGAACGCGCACACGCTGCCCGTCCCGCTGATGAACATCGTCAACGGCGGCGCGCACGCCGACACCGGCGTCGACATCCAGGAGTTCATGGCGGTGCCGCTCGGCGCCGAGAGCTTCTCCGAGGCCCTCCGCTGGGGAGTCGAGACCTACCACTCGCTGAAGTCGCTGCTGAAGTCGAAGGGCCTCTCGACCGGCCTCGGCGACGAGGGCGGCTTCGCCCCCGAGCTGCCGAACAACCGCGAGGCGCTCGACTTCATCCTCGAGGCCATCACCCAGGCCGGCTTCACCCCCGGCAAAGACATCGGGCTCGCGCTCGACGTCGCCGCGTCGGAGTTCTACGACAACGGCTCGTACACCTTCGAGGGGCAGCAGCGCTCGAACGTCGAGATGTCGGCTTACTTCGCCGACCTCGTCGCGAACTACCCGCTGGTCTCCATCGAAGACCCGCTGAACGAGGACGACTGGGAGGGCTGGGCCCACCTCACCTCCGAGATCGGCTCGAAGGTGCAGCTGGTCGGCGACGACCTGTTCGTCACCAACCCCACCCGTCTGGCCGAGGGCATCGCCAAGGGCACCGGCAACTCGATCCTGGTGAAGGTCAACCAGATCGGCACGCTCACCGAGACGCTCGACGCGGTCTCGCTCGCGCAGCGCTCCGGCATGACCGCGATCCTCTCGCACCGCTCCGGTGAGACCGAGGACACCACGATCGCCGACCTCGCCGTCGCCACCGACGCGGGCCAGATCAAGACCGGTGCGCCTGCCCGCAGCGAGCGCGTCGCGAAGTACAATCAGCTCCTGAGGATCGAAGAGGAGCTCGCCGAGGCGGCCGTCTACGCCGGCCGCGGCGCGTTCCCCCGCTTCTCCGCCTAA
- a CDS encoding TetR/AcrR family transcriptional regulator has product MTTLKSDHELPLRERKKVETRAAIHDAALRLVAENGAGHASVDAICSEAGVSSRTFFNYFPSKVSAIVGLSAFTVTDAQRQRFLERDGERWLVRDLCTLVGSVMDATARDGVDREAIRDLLGRRPELAPDVIRFAAELRHEIVALAEQRTTPARARLAVTLVMSAVDSALHRPLDAAYDEEFSAWLFDAVMTMQAIARESLD; this is encoded by the coding sequence ATGACGACGCTGAAGTCCGACCACGAGCTGCCCCTCCGGGAGCGCAAGAAGGTGGAGACGCGCGCCGCGATCCACGACGCGGCCCTGCGCCTGGTCGCCGAGAACGGCGCGGGCCACGCCTCGGTCGACGCGATCTGCTCCGAGGCGGGCGTGTCGAGCCGCACCTTCTTCAACTACTTCCCCTCCAAGGTCTCGGCGATCGTCGGCCTGTCCGCGTTCACGGTGACGGATGCGCAGCGGCAGCGCTTCCTGGAGCGCGACGGTGAGCGCTGGCTCGTCCGCGACCTCTGCACCCTCGTCGGCTCGGTGATGGACGCCACCGCGCGCGACGGCGTCGACCGCGAGGCGATCCGCGACCTGCTCGGCCGGCGTCCGGAGCTCGCGCCCGACGTCATCCGCTTCGCCGCCGAGCTGCGGCACGAGATCGTCGCCCTGGCCGAGCAGCGCACGACGCCCGCGCGCGCCCGGCTCGCGGTCACCCTCGTGATGTCGGCCGTCGACTCGGCGCTGCACCGCCCGCTCGACGCGGCCTACGACGAGGAGTTCTCCGCCTGGCTGTTCGACGCCGTGATGACCATGCAGGCCATCGCGCGCGAATCGTTAGACTAG
- a CDS encoding MarR family winged helix-turn-helix transcriptional regulator, protein MTDDPQADPRGEAVSAIESEMSRLVRTLRRAVLQNAERFSPELQPSGYSVLQYIVKHHPTAPGAIIQATRMDKSALSRQLRSLKELGFVSSVPDPGDGRAQLYAPTDLTLARLDDMRAETKELYADALDGWPTPDVQEFVRLLGEFNDRTERR, encoded by the coding sequence GTGACCGACGACCCCCAGGCAGACCCCCGCGGCGAGGCCGTCTCCGCCATCGAGAGCGAGATGTCCCGCCTCGTGCGCACCCTCCGCCGCGCGGTGCTGCAGAACGCCGAGCGGTTCTCCCCGGAGCTCCAGCCCTCGGGCTACTCGGTGCTGCAGTACATCGTCAAGCACCACCCCACGGCGCCCGGGGCGATCATCCAGGCCACCCGCATGGACAAGAGCGCCCTCAGCCGCCAGCTCCGCAGCCTCAAGGAGCTCGGATTCGTCTCGAGCGTGCCCGACCCGGGCGACGGGCGCGCCCAGCTCTACGCCCCCACCGACCTCACCCTGGCCCGCCTCGACGACATGCGCGCAGAGACGAAGGAGCTCTACGCCGACGCCCTCGACGGGTGGCCCACCCCCGACGTGCAGGAGTTCGTGCGCCTGCTCGGCGAGTTCAACGACAGAACGGAGCGACGATGA
- a CDS encoding MDR family MFS transporter, translating into MPSQTIEAPAPAEGAKTRRQVLVPLSGLLLGMFVAMLASTVVSSSLPKIISDLGGTQSGYTWVVTATLLATTVSTPIWGKLADLTNRKRLIQLSLIIFVVGSGLAGLAQSTEMLIFFRVLQGLGAGGLTALVQVAMADIIPPRERGRYMGLLGAVMAVATVGGPLLGGVITDSAGWRWNFYIAVPFAVAALIVLQRTLHIPTQKRKVTIDYLGAALIAAGVSLLLIWVTLAGNDFEWGSVQSIAMVVGAVLLLAAAVVTELKVKEPIIPMTLFKNRTFWLAVIASISVGVAMFGTSIFLSQYMQLARGKTPTESGLLTIPMIAGVLVSSIVIGQVISRTGIWKRYMVIGSVLLTIGLALMGTIRYDTSFWLVFLYMFVMGSGVGMVMQNLVLIVQNAVDPRQIGVASASVAFFRSLGGTIGVAVMGAVLGNRITSLIADGLLKLGVDPSQTGGLESGGIPDLTTLPAPIRTLVESAYGEAVADIFLLAVPLALLSIVAIALLPNRALGTKTSQEQIADLEQTVVNVSAAEIAGESTENGERRDGTGRLGGADRDDDGQDARPHAPRHAEEAPERR; encoded by the coding sequence GTGCCCTCACAGACCATCGAAGCCCCGGCGCCCGCGGAGGGCGCCAAGACCCGCCGGCAGGTGCTCGTGCCCTTGTCGGGACTCTTGCTCGGCATGTTCGTCGCGATGCTCGCCAGCACCGTCGTCTCGAGCTCGCTGCCCAAGATCATCTCCGACCTCGGTGGCACGCAGTCCGGCTACACCTGGGTCGTCACGGCGACCCTGCTCGCCACCACCGTCTCGACGCCCATCTGGGGCAAGCTCGCCGACCTCACCAACCGCAAGCGCCTCATCCAGCTCTCGCTGATCATCTTCGTCGTCGGCTCCGGTCTCGCCGGGCTCGCGCAGTCCACCGAGATGCTCATCTTCTTCCGCGTGCTGCAGGGCCTCGGCGCGGGTGGCCTGACCGCCCTCGTGCAGGTCGCGATGGCCGACATCATCCCGCCGCGCGAGCGCGGCCGGTACATGGGCCTGCTCGGCGCCGTGATGGCCGTGGCCACCGTCGGCGGCCCGCTGCTCGGCGGTGTCATCACCGATTCCGCCGGCTGGCGCTGGAACTTCTACATCGCCGTGCCCTTCGCCGTCGCCGCGCTGATCGTGCTGCAGCGCACGCTGCACATCCCCACGCAGAAGCGCAAGGTGACCATCGACTACCTCGGTGCGGCCCTCATCGCCGCCGGGGTCTCGCTGCTGCTGATCTGGGTGACCCTCGCGGGCAACGACTTCGAGTGGGGCTCCGTGCAGTCGATCGCCATGGTCGTCGGCGCCGTGCTGCTGCTGGCCGCCGCGGTCGTCACCGAGCTCAAGGTGAAGGAGCCCATCATCCCGATGACGCTCTTCAAGAACCGCACCTTCTGGCTCGCGGTCATCGCGAGCATCTCGGTGGGCGTCGCCATGTTCGGCACGAGCATCTTCCTCAGCCAGTACATGCAGCTGGCCCGCGGAAAGACACCGACCGAGTCCGGCCTCCTCACCATCCCGATGATCGCGGGTGTGCTCGTCTCGAGCATCGTGATCGGTCAGGTGATCAGCCGCACCGGCATCTGGAAGCGCTACATGGTGATCGGCTCGGTGCTGCTCACCATCGGCCTCGCGCTGATGGGCACCATCCGCTACGACACGAGCTTCTGGCTGGTGTTCCTCTACATGTTCGTCATGGGCTCCGGTGTCGGCATGGTCATGCAGAACCTGGTGCTGATCGTGCAGAACGCGGTCGACCCGCGTCAGATCGGCGTGGCCAGCGCATCCGTCGCCTTCTTCCGTTCTCTCGGCGGCACGATCGGCGTCGCCGTGATGGGTGCCGTGCTCGGCAACCGCATCACCTCGCTGATCGCCGACGGGCTGCTGAAGCTCGGCGTCGACCCCTCGCAGACGGGCGGCCTCGAGAGCGGCGGCATCCCCGACCTCACCACTCTGCCCGCCCCGATCCGCACCCTCGTGGAGTCGGCCTACGGCGAGGCGGTGGCCGACATCTTCCTGCTGGCCGTGCCGCTCGCGCTGCTGTCGATCGTCGCGATCGCGCTGCTGCCGAACCGTGCCCTCGGCACGAAGACCTCGCAGGAGCAGATCGCCGACCTCGAGCAGACCGTCGTGAACGTCTCGGCCGCGGAGATCGCGGGCGAGAGCACCGAGAACGGTGAGCGCCGCGACGGCACCGGCCGACTCGGCGGCGCCGACCGCGACGACGATGGTCAGGATGCGCGGCCGCACGCCCCGCGTCACGCCGAGGAGGCGCCCGAGCGCCGGTGA
- a CDS encoding MFS transporter, which yields MLHQPKAVWAVAFACVIAFMGIGLVDPILPAIAESLDATQTQTSLLFTSYLLITGVAMLFTSWLSTRIGARTTLLIGLALIVAFALAAGLSQNVESVIGFRAGWGLGNALFISTALATIVGAASGGASSAIILYEAALGLGIAIGPLLGGLLGSISWRGPFFGTSVLMAIGFIAIATLMKKEPVRPTPTSLSAPFKALAKPALSILAIAALFYNIGFFILLAYTPFPLGLDEMGLGLTFFGWGIAVAITSVWVAPWLTRRIPRSRVLWSVLLLLGVDLVLAGVFVDSVPGLITCVVVGGALLGVMNTVLTESVMAATDLPRPVASSAYSAVRFIGGAVAPPAASLIAGLFTAATPFYVAAGSVVIASIIVIAGHRAIAHIDHEEEDELVEAEAITAGE from the coding sequence ATCCTGCACCAGCCCAAGGCCGTCTGGGCCGTGGCCTTCGCCTGCGTCATCGCCTTCATGGGCATCGGCCTGGTCGACCCGATCCTCCCGGCCATCGCCGAGAGCCTCGACGCCACCCAGACCCAGACCTCGCTCCTGTTCACCAGCTACCTGCTCATCACGGGCGTGGCCATGCTCTTCACGAGCTGGCTCTCGACCCGCATCGGCGCCCGCACGACGCTGCTGATCGGCCTCGCGCTGATCGTCGCGTTCGCCCTCGCTGCCGGTCTCTCGCAGAACGTGGAGTCGGTCATCGGCTTCCGCGCCGGCTGGGGCCTCGGAAACGCGCTCTTCATCTCGACCGCCCTCGCCACCATCGTGGGCGCGGCGAGCGGGGGAGCGAGCTCGGCGATCATCCTGTACGAGGCCGCGCTCGGCCTCGGGATCGCGATCGGTCCGCTGCTCGGCGGGCTGCTCGGTTCGATCAGCTGGCGGGGGCCGTTCTTCGGCACCAGCGTGCTGATGGCCATCGGCTTCATCGCCATCGCGACGCTGATGAAGAAGGAGCCGGTGAGGCCGACACCGACCTCGCTGTCGGCTCCGTTCAAGGCGCTCGCGAAACCGGCGCTGTCGATCCTCGCGATCGCCGCCCTGTTCTACAACATCGGCTTCTTCATCCTGCTGGCCTACACGCCGTTCCCGCTCGGCCTCGACGAGATGGGCCTCGGCCTCACCTTCTTCGGCTGGGGGATCGCGGTCGCGATCACCTCGGTCTGGGTGGCGCCGTGGCTGACCCGCCGCATCCCGCGCAGCCGCGTGCTCTGGAGCGTGCTGCTCCTGCTCGGCGTCGACCTCGTGCTCGCGGGCGTCTTCGTCGACAGCGTGCCCGGCCTGATCACCTGCGTGGTCGTCGGCGGAGCCCTGCTCGGCGTCATGAACACCGTGCTCACGGAGTCGGTGATGGCCGCGACCGACCTGCCTCGCCCGGTGGCCTCGTCGGCCTACTCGGCCGTGCGCTTCATCGGCGGCGCGGTCGCCCCGCCCGCCGCCTCGCTGATCGCCGGCCTGTTCACCGCCGCGACCCCGTTCTACGTCGCCGCGGGTTCCGTGGTGATCGCCTCGATCATCGTCATCGCCGGTCATCGTGCCATCGCGCACATCGACCACGAGGAGGAGGACGAGCTCGTCGAGGCGGAGGCCATCACGGCGGGGGAGTAG
- a CDS encoding MarR family winged helix-turn-helix transcriptional regulator: MTNENPTPELQTLLSDLVSVTHRLTRIAAQATGEQTSPATWRTLSVLSSFGPMRLGELAKQSRVSQPTMTKIVANLNEVEWIRRIADVDDARAWQIALAPKGIRALADWREKLGAALAPLFDDLDREEIEVISRAVDLLHECTDVRAADVVKAA, from the coding sequence GTGACTAACGAAAATCCCACCCCCGAACTCCAGACGCTGCTCTCCGACCTCGTCTCGGTCACGCACCGCCTCACCCGCATCGCCGCCCAGGCCACCGGCGAACAGACCTCCCCCGCCACCTGGCGCACGCTGAGCGTCCTCAGCAGCTTCGGCCCCATGCGCCTCGGCGAGCTCGCCAAGCAGAGCCGCGTCAGCCAGCCGACGATGACGAAGATCGTCGCGAACCTCAACGAGGTGGAGTGGATCCGCCGCATCGCCGACGTCGACGACGCCCGTGCGTGGCAGATCGCCCTCGCCCCGAAGGGCATCCGCGCCCTCGCCGACTGGCGCGAGAAGCTCGGCGCCGCCCTCGCCCCGCTGTTCGACGACCTCGACCGCGAGGAGATCGAGGTCATCTCGCGCGCGGTCGACCTGCTGCACGAGTGCACCGACGTGCGCGCCGCCGACGTCGTGAAAGCCGCGTGA
- the hisS gene encoding histidine--tRNA ligase: MASPVTPPRGMRDFLPADKAKRERVLGVIRETYAAHGFDEIETPVMEDFGRLHAGLGGDNEKLAFNVMRRGLDAEALRAAAESDDPDALADLGLRFDLTVPLARFYASHRASLPQVFRSVQIAPVWRAERPQKGRYRQFVQCDIDIIGEAGILAEIELLTATLATLDALGLENCRIRINDRRILLGLLEHFGFEASQNDSVLITIDKLDKVGPEGVVAELREKGSRPEAVEAIERFLAVSPPVLPEGVAQDAVADLARIESALAAAGVDGALVFDPFLVRGMGYYTGTIFEIEHPDFTFSLGGGGRYDGMIGRFLTESVPACGFSIGFERIIDLVADPAAGNVRSVVLVHEKNADPTQLLSLKRQLVADGVRVRLERRTKNLANLLDRVASAGFTEFAVVYPDTIDASTLPIKRLPGTESGEVVIA, encoded by the coding sequence ATGGCTTCTCCGGTGACCCCACCGCGCGGCATGCGCGACTTCCTGCCCGCCGACAAGGCGAAGCGCGAGCGCGTGCTCGGCGTCATCCGGGAGACGTACGCGGCGCACGGGTTCGACGAGATCGAGACGCCCGTGATGGAGGACTTCGGCCGCCTGCACGCCGGCCTCGGCGGCGACAACGAGAAGCTCGCCTTCAACGTGATGCGCCGCGGCCTCGACGCCGAGGCGCTCCGGGCGGCCGCCGAGAGCGACGACCCGGACGCGCTCGCCGACCTCGGCCTCCGCTTCGACCTCACCGTGCCGCTCGCCCGGTTCTACGCCAGCCACCGCGCGAGCCTGCCGCAGGTGTTCCGCTCCGTGCAGATCGCTCCCGTCTGGCGCGCCGAGCGCCCGCAGAAGGGCCGCTACCGCCAGTTCGTGCAGTGCGACATCGACATCATCGGCGAGGCGGGCATCCTCGCCGAGATCGAGCTGCTCACGGCGACCCTCGCCACGCTCGACGCGCTCGGGCTCGAGAACTGCCGCATCCGCATCAACGACCGCCGCATCCTGCTCGGGCTCCTCGAGCACTTCGGCTTCGAGGCGTCGCAGAACGACTCCGTGCTGATCACGATCGACAAGCTCGACAAGGTCGGCCCCGAAGGCGTCGTCGCCGAGCTGCGCGAGAAGGGCTCCCGCCCCGAGGCCGTCGAGGCGATCGAGCGCTTCCTCGCGGTGTCCCCGCCCGTGCTGCCCGAGGGGGTGGCTCAGGATGCTGTGGCCGACCTCGCCCGCATCGAGTCCGCCCTGGCCGCGGCCGGCGTCGACGGCGCCCTCGTCTTCGACCCGTTCCTCGTGCGGGGCATGGGCTACTACACGGGCACGATCTTCGAGATCGAGCACCCCGACTTCACCTTCTCGCTCGGCGGCGGAGGCCGCTACGACGGCATGATCGGCCGGTTCCTCACCGAGTCGGTGCCGGCCTGCGGCTTCTCGATCGGCTTCGAGCGCATCATCGACCTGGTCGCCGACCCGGCAGCCGGCAATGTCCGGTCAGTCGTTCTCGTCCATGAGAAGAATGCTGATCCGACGCAGCTGCTCTCCCTGAAAAGGCAACTGGTCGCTGACGGTGTTCGAGTGCGGTTGGAGCGTCGCACGAAGAATTTGGCTAATCTATTGGACCGAGTGGCGTCCGCCGGCTTCACGGAGTTCGCTGTCGTGTACCCGGACACCATTGATGCGTCGACACTTCCCATCAAGCGACTACCAGGTACTGAATCCGGCGAAGTCGTCATTGCATAG
- a CDS encoding MazG family protein, whose translation MPEIPDARTELDRLVAVTALLRAPGGCPWDAEQTHASLVQYLTEETHELIDAIEAGSREELIEELGDVLYQVVFHADIAAHTPGEEFTIQDVAAHMTAKMVGRHPHVFGDLDLSTAGDVENAWDSFKAVEKPERTSVLDGVPLGMPALALADKLLGKAAKLGVAPAAAPVPATEDELGAELLALVAGAKAQGLDAERALRTALRALRADITAAESDTQAPARTE comes from the coding sequence ATGCCTGAGATCCCGGATGCCCGAACCGAGCTCGACCGCCTCGTGGCGGTGACGGCGCTGCTGAGGGCTCCCGGCGGCTGCCCGTGGGACGCGGAGCAGACCCACGCCTCCCTCGTGCAGTACCTCACCGAGGAGACCCACGAGCTGATCGACGCCATCGAGGCCGGATCGCGCGAGGAACTGATCGAGGAGCTCGGCGACGTTCTCTACCAGGTCGTCTTCCACGCCGACATCGCCGCCCACACGCCGGGGGAGGAGTTCACGATCCAGGATGTCGCCGCCCACATGACGGCGAAGATGGTCGGCCGCCACCCGCACGTCTTCGGCGACCTCGACCTCTCGACGGCGGGCGACGTCGAGAACGCCTGGGACTCCTTCAAGGCCGTCGAGAAGCCCGAGCGCACCAGCGTGCTCGACGGGGTGCCGCTCGGCATGCCGGCCCTCGCCCTGGCCGACAAGCTGCTCGGCAAGGCGGCCAAGCTGGGCGTCGCCCCTGCCGCGGCCCCCGTGCCTGCCACCGAGGACGAGCTCGGCGCCGAGCTGCTCGCCCTCGTCGCGGGCGCGAAGGCCCAGGGCCTCGACGCCGAGCGCGCCCTCCGCACAGCCCTCCGCGCCCTCCGCGCCGACATCACCGCCGCCGAGTCGGACACCCAGGCCCCCGCCCGCACGGAGTGA